CATCCCCGCCGTCCTCGGCATGATCCTCGGCCTTCTGGCCGGTTATTTCCGCGGCCCCACCGACGCCATCCTCAGCCGGGGAGTCGACGTGCTCCTCAGTTTCCCGTCCATGATTACCGCCGTGATCATCACCGGTATCCTAGGGCCCGGCATTCGCAACGGCGTGTTTGCCCTAGCGTTGGTCTACATCCCCATGTTCTTCCGCGTCGCCCGCGGCGCCACCATGGCAGAAGCCAATCAAACGTACGTCGAGGCCGCCCGTGCTCTCGGCGTCCGTAGCGCCTCGACCGTCTTCCGGCACGTCGCACGCAACATCGTCACTCCGATCGTGATTCAGTTCACCATTCTCTTTCCGGCGGCCATCCAGATCGCCGCAGCCCTCGGCTACCTCGGTCTCGGCGTCCAACCCCCCGTCTCCGAGTGGGGTGCCATCCTGAATCAGGGAAAGAACTACCTCTTCAACGCCCCCTGGATCTCCATCTTCCCGGGCATGGCCATC
The sequence above is a segment of the Trueperaceae bacterium genome. Coding sequences within it:
- a CDS encoding ABC transporter permease — encoded protein: MNVRTDPGLARDGVPRPDAVARLASAARTIRKNRELLLGTILTGILVVLLAAPGVWTPYGPNEIDATKALQAPSAAHFMGTDELGRDVATRVLWGSRVTLGMVALALGIPAVLGMILGLLAGYFRGPTDAILSRGVDVLLSFPSMITAVIITGILGPGIRNGVFALALVYIPMFFRVARGATMAEANQTYVEAARALGVRSASTVFRHVARNIVTPIVIQFTILFPAAIQIAAALGYLGLGVQPPVSEWGAILNQGKNYLFNAPWISIFPGMAIVYSAVALSTLGRGLRASLDPDARR